The DNA sequence TATCACTTCTAGTAGGGGGTACAGATACAACAAATTTAGCCTGCTTATTATCAGATGTAGACTGTTTGGCATGCAATTGCATCCTATTTAAGAGCTTAGTGAcctgaagaaaaggaagaaagattAGAAAAATTACTGAAATATCATTTGTTTCATTTGGAAAAAAATGAGAGCACTGAATATTGCATTAGAGAGAATACATTCGGATAAAAAGACCACCTATTAGAACTTAATACATGACATCAACAACTGAAACACTCAACCACATATAAGGTAAATGCATATATAGATAAACAAGAGTATAAAATCATCACATAAAAGTATACTAACCTACAAAATCAACAAATAGAAGCATTACAAGTACTCTTTGCGTGAGATAAGAGAGAAGTGTTAAAAAAAGCATTAAAGAATTGCCAATAATCAATTTGAAAGAGCAGCAGGAAGAAAACACTTTGTACGAGGCCCCAAATTTCTTGTAACATTTATATTAGCAAGTTACAGGAAATAACTACCTCTTCTGCTTCCAAGGATACCCCAATTAATCCATTGACGTAAGGTAGAGAAACCTCCATATTATAGATGGATAAGTCGGGGTATATATGTGACTTTCCATCAGGATAAACCACTTCTACTGGTTCAATGACAAACTTATTTGCACAATATTCCGAGAAGGTTGTGACCTAAAAAAATAGTTGATCAGCAAACTCACAATTGTACATAAACAAAATGCAAAGAGTAACATACAATAAAATTTTACCATTGTGTTTAAAACAATCTTTGCCTTTGTTAAGTCAGTAGCAGTACATTCAATAAATACATTCTTTGTCTCCAGAGTGATGGCCGAATGTGCACCGTTGATAATTGGAGGCAAAGATAAAACAGTTCTGTCAAAATATTATAGTATatcaaaaatttaattcaataacGATAGGTTGGAAGAGCATATGAGCAACTTAAAAGGTTTGGTGCCGTGAGTGTTATTCAAAGATAATCTATGAGATCACATTCCTGTATAGACTATACACTTATACAGGCATCAAAGCCCAGCGTGGAAGATGTAAACCAGTCACCATAGTCTACCAGGAGATCTCACAGCAGTGCATTTGTTTCAGATTCTTAAAAAGATGATTTTATAACAAACATTTTTATACAGATTAAAATTCTAGAAACATTTCTCTGAAGCTACTGTTTAAGATACTATTTaaaagtttttctttttctttcaagattataaatatttttttttaattaaataagaaaTATAGACAAACATGAAAGAAGTTAATTTTTACAGCAAAAAAATGTTTTgtctagtgtgtgtgtgtgtgttttgttttgttttttttttttgggggggggggggtgctATCTTATGTGAATGAGAgtgacattaaaattaaaatgaatcaaGATGTGACAAATTCACTTTGCATATGGAGCTACGCATGTGTAACAGCATACTGAATGGAGATGAGAACTATAAATTTGTAATTATAACTATAAAGATCCCATAACATTGAAGACAAAACAACTTTGACAGGACTACGCATTGGGGTACCCCAATATGAGCCAATAGATTTCAAATCTTTGTAAATTTAAAATGTCCTTATATAAAAGTAGTACCTGTTACGGTCATATATAACAGGAAAAACAGGGGAGTCCTCAATTATATGCAAGAATTTCTTCAGCTTCAAATCTGACTGTCAAACATGAACAACACATCTCGGAATAAGCATGATCTAAAAGGAACCATGGATAATCAACATAGTTAAGTGGATGCCAATGCATAAACCAACTTGAGCTAGGTTTATAATATGTTTCAATGTATGCAGCAAGGAGATACTACACAAAAACTCACTTTGTAGAACTCCATCAGCTCATCAGCCCTGAAGCTCCTTTCCTAGCATGGAAAGAAAACTTTAATTATTAGTTGCCGTTGgtactcaaaatttttaagtatGCTTTCCATTAAATCATGCAAGTATAAACTAAATCATACACCTTTCCAATAAAGGCGTGGTAAGAGTATTTGATTTCAAAACATGCTTAccaacaaattgaatgcaaaaaaaaaaagtacctgcTTCAGCGGGGTAAAATTTACACTTGACGGTGGTAAAGCCTGTAGAAACACATGTCTAAAGTCACTGATGCTACAAATATAATCAAAGTACATGAGAAAATAGTTATTAACTAATATTTCAGTTGGTCAACTGATTTTGAGAGAATTCAGAAAGTTTTGGTACATAAACACCACATCACAACATGAAGAAGCAACCACCATGCTTCCTTTGATAGCAACAAGCTTCAAAACATAGTGGTGTGTTAACGATTCTAAAGAGATCACATTATGATGCAAGGTTAGGCTATATTCGGGAACGGAATTCACACCCATAAATCCACATCGACAGATCAATTCAGTAAAACATTTTCTTACGCCTCACATTTATAACGATGAAGTAAGATGTGaggtaacaataataatattccattacatcacaagaaagaaaaactaagttttatttgaaattttatgcagATTTTTGCAGAAGGCCCCTCCAAGAAAGCCCATGCCACAGCTGGATGTTTAATCACAAAAACCGACGTACCCAAGTAACAAGTTCCTTTTTGAAAGGGCACAAGGTAGCTTCAAACTTAGCACCCAAACTATTAAATTCGTGAGTTTTCTATCAAGAGTACAATAAAATTTTCCTCGTTATATAATTTAATAGGTACCAACCTCATAGGTGAAAGGTCCTTTCAATGTATCCAGATCATGAGTGCCAATAGCAACAAGGGTTCTTCTCCTGAAAAATAGATGACGAAGAATAAAACAAAGCAACTGAAAATCGATTCTTAAGTTAGTGGTGCAGTCAAGCGAGAAGACCGAAAcctaaaacataaagataagcaTGCAACCAATAAAGAAAGAAACCACCAAAAGGTGAAAATCTAAGGTAATCCAACACAATCCCGAAACTTATATGAAAGCTAGCAACATAAAGAGAGTAAGACCAAGGAAGATATTACTATATTTAGAATACACATGCAACTTCAAgcaaacaaagcaaggagaaaaaGGCCAGCACTTAAACTCACTCAAGCAAACAAATCTGTGAGTCAAACCACATTACCTACAAATGTTTTGGTGAAGCTTGTCTTGGAGATCGATAAAGCTGTTGTATCTTGCTTTATCAAAAGTAATACCTCTTAACACGGCACACACAATGTATGGACGAATCTGAGATGTCTGCAATAATTCAATAAACCATAAGAACTTAAGAGGCGTCACATTTTCAGCTCAGCAAAAAATGACCAAGCTCAATCGTTTTTCCTtagggaaaaagaagaaaaaataaaaaatagttaaggaCTAATTCATGCATAACATAACATAATAACTACCTCAGGCTTAACATGCATTTTGAGCATTGCATCTTTACTAACATCTGCCAATTTGTAAGTGGGGATCTGCTGACACTCACAGAATACTCGAAGGGCCTGTGCAAGCCCTTCAAGGCACAACAAATCATATCTGAACAATAGccccaaaaattaaataaacaaaagcaAGTTATCACCAATTCTCAACTTCatgaattaattattaatgaacaattacaatcaacactcttgagtaaaaaccttttcttttgttCAAATTTGTTATGATATATACCTATTGGCGGGAACTTCAATTTTGTAGATGACTTCTTCATCCTCGTCAGCATCTTCTTCTGCTTCCAAATGCCTCTCTTTCCTCACAATCGCCTTCTCCGTCGTCTGATACAATCACACTGTGTTCATCAGATTACCATATTCATcactaaaaaatccaaaattaactcataaaaaaaagaaaacgacgCATTGCTCAAAGCTCCTTACGACGTCATCCAGCTCGATCCCAAAGCTGAAGCACAAGTCTTCGAATTCCTCTTGCGCTGGAAAAAAAAAGTGTCAGCGCTAATGCGAgctatgatttgaaaaaaaaaataaaaagtggtttttttttgtcaaaatggAGGCTCACTGTAGGTTCTTCCTAGAGCCGCAAACAGGCGATCCCGCCCCACACTGATGGTAGGCATTCTTCCTAGTTCTCACTTCTTACTCTGCAAATGCGATGAGATGCCACACTCCTAGTCCTCTCGACGTAGACGAATCCCAAAAACACCGTGCGTTTAGGTTTTTCTAATATGGGCCGGGTCATGCCATCTCGGCCCATTGGGCCCTTGTTTATGGGCTTCAGTTAATCTCGTCTCGTtaatcagtaaaaaaaaaaaaaagatcgtTGGTCGGCCAGAATCCTCTGCTTTGGTTGTTCACTGGAATTTAGTAGCAATGGTGGGGATTCAATCAGAAGCCTTCAGCCTGCCATTGGAGAGCCAGAAGATCGGGAATTATCCTCAAGCTGTTGTCCTCAGAAGCAGGGTTCTCTTGGTTTGTTCCCCTTCGCCGGCGCGCAGAATCAACCGCCCGAGTCTCCGAAGCGTCATGCGTCATGCGAGCAGCAGGAGGGAGAGGCGATGAGGCGCAACTTACGGGTAGTTTCGGCCTTTCAgggagtgatttttttttttttgggtcttaGGGAGTGATTTGAATTTCTGGTGTTGTTTTCGAGCGTGGGTCTTTCGGTGCGGGTCGGTCATATCCGGCCCATACCCATACCAAAAAAAAAGTTGGTCATTGTTACGCGCCAGGCGCGTGTTGTTTTGGTGTcaaaccctaattaaaccctGACCTAGGAGGTTCTTTCTCTTTCACCTTCACTTCCACCATCATCTTCgcggcagagagagagagagagagaatggggaGTGACAGCGAAGCAGAGAAGTCGGCGCATAAGgagaaggagaggaagaagatGCTTGCGCTTGCTCCTATTGCGAAGCCCCTTGCTGGCAAGAAGCTCTGCAAGCGAACCTTGAAGCTTGTTCGTAAGGGTATCGCTATGCTATGCTTAATGCTTTGTTGTGGTTCTTCTTTGATGCTGCTCTCTAAAATTTTAGCCCTTAGTAGgaaaaaattaacattttttcaGCTTCTATCATATGTATCCCATCTTCTGTTATTAAAATGATGGAGAATGTGTGCTGTAAATTTTTTTCTGTTGT is a window from the Arachis hypogaea cultivar Tifrunner chromosome 1, arahy.Tifrunner.gnm2.J5K5, whole genome shotgun sequence genome containing:
- the LOC112709048 gene encoding phenylalanine--tRNA ligase beta subunit, cytoplasmic, translating into MPTISVGRDRLFAALGRTYTQEEFEDLCFSFGIELDDVTTEKAIVRKERHLEAEEDADEDEEVIYKIEVPANRYDLLCLEGLAQALRVFCECQQIPTYKLADVSKDAMLKMHVKPETSQIRPYIVCAVLRGITFDKARYNSFIDLQDKLHQNICRRRTLVAIGTHDLDTLKGPFTYEALPPSSVNFTPLKQERSFRADELMEFYKSDLKLKKFLHIIEDSPVFPVIYDRNRTVLSLPPIINGAHSAITLETKNVFIECTATDLTKAKIVLNTMVTTFSEYCANKFVIEPVEVVYPDGKSHIYPDLSIYNMEVSLPYVNGLIGVSLEAEEVTKLLNRMQLHAKQSTSDNKQAKFVVSVPPTRSDILHPCDVMEDVAIAYGFNAIKDKAIVDNKGSKRLAASLKLLPLNELSDLIRKEVAMVGFTEVLTFILCSKKENFAMLNRKDDTSKAVIIGNPRSSDFEAVRTSLMPGILKTVAHNKDHPKPIKIFEVGDISVLDDNNDVGAKNLRQLAALYCGANAGFEVVHGLVDRVMEKNGVPFVSSGDKSGYYIERSDEPEFLAGRQARIIYKGKHIGTFGIVHPEVLNNFDIPDPCSFVELNIESLL